The following are encoded together in the Mesoplodon densirostris isolate mMesDen1 chromosome 2, mMesDen1 primary haplotype, whole genome shotgun sequence genome:
- the LOC132476650 gene encoding uncharacterized protein LOC132476650, with protein sequence MGAPPRGEGASEEVSSAPPPPTGPAPRPPPLPRPRARSGFSSHLVPFPFLRGPAPGALLPPPCPRPARPISPPGPLPAPAHLPSGRGRRRLPSPAGPQQRQWRRQLQLQPRDPPPPPRPNRRGPEGGAVPPPAPDPHVRAHSPPGREPRRGPGPRWRRRGLRPGCHSAILSVSPASRARGPSGGSGEDTWWEEGGSGRELRVLGGEGRSAADVSGPRRRRGTASAPAPDPPPGVASGRSAPRAPLG encoded by the coding sequence ATGGGGGCGCCGCCCCGCGGTGAAGGTGCAAGCGAAGAGGTATCCTCTGCCCCGCCACCGCCCACCGGCCCGgcgccccgcccgccgccgctgccgcgccCCCGGGCGCGCTCCGGTTTCTCCAGCCATCTTGTCCCATTTCCCTTTCTCCGCGGCCCCGCGCCGGGAGCGCTCCTGCCGCCCCCCTGCCCGCGCCCGGCCCGGCCCATCTCCCCGCCTGGCCCGCTCCCGGCCCCAGCGCACCTGCCGAGCGGTCGGGGCCGGCGCCGCCTGCCTTCCCCGGCGGGCCCGCAACAAAGGCAGTGGCGGCGGCAGTTGCAGCTGCAGCCTCGggaccccccgcccccgccgcggcCGAACCGCCGGGGGCCCGAGGGAGGGGCCGTGCCGCCCCCGGCCCCCGACCCGCACGTCCGCGCGCACTCACCGCCGGGCCGAGAGCCGAGGCGTGGGCCGGGGCCGCGGTGGAGACGCCGAGGGCTCCGGCCCGGCTGTCACAGCGCCATCCTTTCCGTCTCTCCGGCTTCCCGTGCGCGCGGCCCCTCGGGAGGGAGCGGGGAGGACAcgtggtgggaggagggagggtccGGCCGGGAGCTGAGGGTGTTGGGAGGCGAGGGGAGGAGCGCGGCTGATGtcagcgggccgcggcggcgccGGGGGACGGCGTCCGCGCCAGCTCCCGACCCTCCTCCCGGCGTGGCTTCCGGCCGGTCCGCGCCGCGCGCTCCTCTTGGCTGA